Proteins encoded in a region of the Populus nigra chromosome 3, ddPopNigr1.1, whole genome shotgun sequence genome:
- the LOC133688137 gene encoding uncharacterized protein LOC133688137, with protein sequence MAPRHLRLASRRVPFKVLFILLIFVPICVIGILIHAQHISYLFRPLWDNPPSPFKHVPHYYAENVSMEHLCLLHGWSLRSEPRRVFDAIIFSNELDILEIRWRELYPYITKFVILESNTTFTGIPKPLFFDSNRFRFAFAKEKIVHGVFSGRIATRGTYESPFGLEFEQRRAMNGLLRDSGISNGDLIIMSDADEIPSPHTVKLLQWCEEIPHAIHLELKHYMYSFEFPVDYSSWRATIQIFGPQTGYRHSRQTDLILSDSGWHCSFCFRRLQEFVFKMTAYSHADRVRRKGFLNYSRIQKLICRGDDLFDMLPEEYTFRELIKKMGPIPHSASAVHLPAYLIENADKLRFLLPGGCLRTQE encoded by the coding sequence ATGGCCCCTAGACATCTCCGCTTAGCCTCCAGAAGAGTACCCTTTAAGGTTCTCTTCATACTGCTGATATTTGTGCCGATTTGTGTGATTGGAATCCTCATACATGCCCAGCATATCTCCTACCTTTTCCGCCCACTTTGGGACAATCCCCCTTCTCCCTTTAAGCATGTACCTCACTATTATGCAGAGAATGTTTCAATGGAACATCTTTGCCTCCTACATGGTTGGTCCCTACGCTCCGAACCTCGTCGTGTATTTGATGCCATCATCTTTAGCAATGAGCTAGACATTCTCGAGATTAGATGGAGAGAGCTTTATCCTTACATCACTAAATTTGTAATCCTTGAGTCAAACACCACTTTCACCGGCATCCCCAAGCCTCTCTTCTTTGACTCGAACCGGTTTAGGTTTGCCTTTGCCAAGGAGAAGATTGTCCATGGTGTATTTTCAGGCCGAATTGCTACCCGTGGAACATATGAAAGCCCTTTTGGACTCGAGTTTGAGCAGCGGAGAGCTATGAACGGATTGCTCCGCGATTCAGGAATTTCCAACGGTGACTTGATAATTATGTCTGATGCTGATGAGATTCCAAGCCCCCACACCGTGAAACTACTGCAGTGGTGTGAAGAAATTCCACATGCCATACACCTCGAGCTGAAGCACTACATGTACTCATTTGAGTTCCCTGTAGATTACAGTAGTTGGCGGGCCACAATCCAGATTTTTGGTCCTCAGACTGGATATCGGCATTCACGCCAAACTGACCTTATTCTTTCTGATTCTGGGTGGCATTGTAGTTTTTGCTTCCGTCGACTTCAGGAATTTGTGTTTAAGATGACTGCTTATAGCCATGCAGATAGAGTTAGGAGGAAGGGTTTTTTGAACTACTCTAGAATTCAGAAACTCATTTGCAGGGGAGATGATCTCTTTGATATGCTACCTGAGGAGTACACGTTTCGGGAGCTAATTAAGAAGATGGGACCAATACCTCATTCGGCTTCTGCGGTTCATCTTCCAGCTTATTTGATAGAGAATGCGGATAAGTTGAGGTTTCTTCTCCCCGGGGGTTGTTTACGAACACAGGAATGA
- the LOC133689131 gene encoding auxin-responsive protein IAA29-like: MELQLGLGLPSEKTMKGLDLNSYVSEPKELLGSGQLHLGSYSWFSTNDNDKKRSFIDASEESSRNEDMPRTLPLLVWNNQPNEEDDPPKDLDNHCNYSFSSNKSDGESDGIVGWPPIKFKRKKLSRQNSRVLEVNRAVDNGYEDCQARSSNSMYIKVKMEGVGIARKIDVSLYRCFPTLKHTLLDMFGICQENSSYYRLTYQDREGDWLLAEDVPWRNFLGSVQRLKLMRSSN, translated from the exons ATGGAACTTCAACTTGGTCTCGGTCTTCCAAGTGAAAAAACAATGAAGGGTTTGGACCTAAACAGCTATGTTTCGGAGCCTAAAGAGTTGCTGGGCTCGGGCCAACTTCACCTGGGTTCATATTCGTGGTTTTCTACAAATGATAATGACAAGAAACGGAGTTTTATTGATGCCTCTGAAGAGAGCTCGAGAAATGAAGACATGCCTCGAACGCTGCCTCTCTTGGTTTGGAATAACCAGCCAAACGAGGAAGATGATCCGCCTAAAGATCTTGATAACCACTGCAACTACTCTTTTTCCTCCAACAA AAGTGATGGAGAAAGTGATGGAATAGTGGGGTGGCCACCAATAAAGTTTAAGAGGAAGAAGCTTAGTCGTCAAAACAGTAGAGTGCTAGAGGTTAATCGGGCAGTGGACAATGGTTATGAAGATTGCCAAGCTAGATCATCAAACTCCATGTACATTAAGGTCAAGATGGAGGGAGTAGGAATAGCAAGGAAAATTGATGTTAGCCTCTACCGTTGCTTTCCAACACTTAAACATACGTTGCTTGACATGTTTGGGATCT GCCAGGAAAATTCAAGCTACTACAGACTGACTTACCAGGATAGAGAAGGTGACTGGCTACTAGCTGAAGATGTACCTTGGAG GAACTTTCTTGGGTCAGTCCAACGACTAAAACTGATGAGGAGCAGCAATTGA